The DNA sequence TGACGCTATCGTCGTGCTCGAAAACATCTATCGGCACATCGAAAAAGCCAAGCAGGGGCGCGTCGACGCCGCCATCTCCGGCACTCAAGAAATCCTTTCCGCCGTCTTCGCCTCCACGTTCACCATCATGATCGTCTTCCTCCCGCTTCTGCTCATCAAGGGCCAGTCGGGACAGATCTTCACCCAGTTCGCGCTCGTCATCATCTTCTCCCTCGCTGTCTCGCTTCTCGATGCAACCAGCATCGTCCCCATGCTCACCTCGCGCATGGTCAGCGAAGAGGAAGTGCTCGAAGAAGCCGACCCCGAAAACCATCCCCACAAAAAGGTCACGCCCGTCACGCGGTTCATGGATTGGGCCGGAACCGTCCTCCACCGCCTCGATTCAGCCTACCGGCGAGGATTGGAATGGACTCTCAGCCGACGCGGAACCGTACTTCTCATCGGCGGGCTCAGCGTCATTGGCGCACTCCTCATCTGGCCGATGGTCGGCAAAGAAAACTTCCCCAAGAGCGATAGCGGCAACCTCAACGTCCGTCTCCGACTCCCCATCGGCACCCCCGTCAACGTCACTGACGGCCTCGTCAAACAGATGGAAGCGATCATCCTTGCCGACAAGGACGTCGATGTCGTCATCGCTGGAGCCGGTGCAAACGTCGGTCTCCGCGGCGCCGGTGGTGGCGGACCCAATAACGGCTCTGCCACCGTCCAGCTCAAACTCAATCGCAAGTCCTCCACCGAAGAGGTCATCAAGCGGCTCCAGGGCAAGCTAGCCGTCCTCCCCGGTGTCCGCGCCCAGGTCTCGCCTCTCGACGTCGTTCAGAACATCCTCGGCAACAGCACCGGCTTCGGCGTCGATGTCTATGGCCAAGACCTCCCCTCTCTCACCGCCGCCGCCAAGATGGTGGAGGAAACCCTCAGCAAGGTTCCGGGCCTCCAAAACGTCGACGTCAGCGTTGACGACACCTTGCCGGAAATCGAGATGTCCGTCAACCGCGAAAAGGCTTCGACCTTAGGCGTCTCGTTCAACGACGTCGCCAGCGTCATCTCCAGTAGCACCAGCGGCAAACTCTCCAGCTACTACCAGGAGAAAGGCTTCCAATATCCGATTTACGTGCAGGTTCCTGAGGACAAGCGGCAGACCATCGAACAGCTCGAAAACCTGCCCGTCACCACTCAGAACGGAACCACCATCATCCTCGGCCAAGTCGCCAACGCCGCATACGGCATGGGCCCGACCCAGATTTCTCGTCAAAACCGACAGCGCGTCATCAGCGTGGGCGGTAACGTCCAAGACCGGTCGGATAGCGACGTCCAAGCCGACGCTCTTGCCGCCCTCGCCAAGCTCAAAATGCCCGAGGGCACCTACTACACCCTCGGCGTCCGCCAGCTTCAGCAGGGGCAGGAATACTCCGGTCTCGGCCTCGCCGTGGTCCTCGCTGTCGCACTCATCTACATGCTTCTCGCTGCACAGTTCGAGTCGTTCCTCTACCCGCTGGTCGTGCTCTTTTCGGTCCCGCTATGCGCCATCGGCTTTGTCCTCGCGCTCTTCCTCACTGACCGCGCCTTCGGCCTTA is a window from the Armatimonadota bacterium genome containing:
- a CDS encoding MMPL family transporter, with product MNLAKFAVTRPVAVTMRIASLVVLGFICLLRLPIDLLPRIDIPIVAVSVNWPNTSPEEMETQITRPIEQAVGSLRGLNMVSSSSSQGSTFVRVQLNYGVDVDAASIDVMQMVQRAVGSFPNDPTISPPRIFKFDPSTLPILMYGIQGPDEDLIKLRSKMINEISPQIEAADGVAAVNISGGEDRAIMVEVDPEKLKSRNLSIAQLSAKISAENISLPAGSAIQGKTQYTIRSVGYFKSLDELRMMPIGSYNGNLVRLQEVANVRDASQDILSYTRVNGKPALVMTVTKQNDANTVETSKNVEKVLADIEHRDPSLHFAKAYDQAKFISDSVDDLFHTAVIGAILAILIITFFLRNLKSTFVVALSIPISIISTFTLLYFCGFTLNTISLSGLALASGLIVDDAIVVLENIYRHIEKAKQGRVDAAISGTQEILSAVFASTFTIMIVFLPLLLIKGQSGQIFTQFALVIIFSLAVSLLDATSIVPMLTSRMVSEEEVLEEADPENHPHKKVTPVTRFMDWAGTVLHRLDSAYRRGLEWTLSRRGTVLLIGGLSVIGALLIWPMVGKENFPKSDSGNLNVRLRLPIGTPVNVTDGLVKQMEAIILADKDVDVVIAGAGANVGLRGAGGGGPNNGSATVQLKLNRKSSTEEVIKRLQGKLAVLPGVRAQVSPLDVVQNILGNSTGFGVDVYGQDLPSLTAAAKMVEETLSKVPGLQNVDVSVDDTLPEIEMSVNREKASTLGVSFNDVASVISSSTSGKLSSYYQEKGFQYPIYVQVPEDKRQTIEQLENLPVTTQNGTTIILGQVANAAYGMGPTQISRQNRQRVISVGGNVQDRSDSDVQADALAALAKLKMPEGTYYTLGVRQLQQGQEYSGLGLAVVLAVALIYMLLAAQFESFLYPLVVLFSVPLCAIGFVLALFLTDRAFGLTAFIGLLMLVGISVKNGILLVDYTNQLRARGIDRHDALLTAGPTRLRPILMTSLCAILGMAPLALGIGTGSELYVPLATAVMGGLATSTILTLFVIPAVYTIFDDIKAKYYARKEAK